GCATTCATACCTTCCATGCCTCTCTCATACCAAAAAAATCGTAGTGGAAACAGTCACATTCTGTCCACCACTTTCCGAACATTGAGTCGTGATTGGATATTCTACCATTAATATCCAACACTCTTCACGAACAAccgcgaaaacgaaacgtaattGAGTAGGGGAGGGCTTAAcctcattaaaaaaaacctaccaAAAACTTATGTTCACAACCAAAACATGCCATAACAAAAACCGAAATAACCAAAAAAGAAACAATTTAAAATTGCCAACCAAAACTAAAACCGAACCAATATTTTACTTAAACGAGTTTAAGttacaaaaataattcaaaaaatgttttgaaatacCCAGGGTTGAGTGCCAAAAAAACCTTATTACTGTATTGAATTTAAGTAATTACAATACTAAAAAACCGAAAAGAATTGTGCAattaccaataaaattgttacaaTTTGTTGCACAATCTGAGTCGTAACCAAAATATATGCGCGTTTCCGAACGCAtcctaaaaaaaaacttgtctgTCAAGTGTCAACcaaaataaatttgaaaaactaCCGTGCTACGGTGCTAACTGCTAAATGagctaaaaaaaaattaaatatcataGCACTTAGTTccgaaaataaactaaaataatttaaaatatgcaaAGAAACATTTATTGTTGCAACCGAAATGAAATTCAACGAAAATCTAAATAAAAAGGCAACAGTTTCTATGTTGATCAACAACACGAAACAAAGTGAAACAAAACTACAAAAAAATTCAGGTAAGTACTAAAAAATGAGCAAAGGAGGCATACTTTACGCTATGGCTCCTCTctcataacaaaataaacgctaAATGTTGTTGCAAGTTGTAACAAAATAACCAAACTAACCTGTATTGCATGCttctaaattaaaatgaaattgttACAGATTTCTACTAAATGCTGAATTTGGATACTTAAACCACGAAACAAAACCAACAAAAGGATCCAGCCATGCCCACAAACTGGACACCGGACCACAGGAAAtgtgtaaaattgaaaattcatCATGTAAACTGTCATTTGAACTAAAAACGCAAACACGCCGGAGAAGAATATCTTCACCTTTAAATTTAAATGACATCATAAAAGAAGCTTGCCGGACACTGCTGCCAGCTATCCCGAAGAActgtgaaaaataaaatagtggTGTCGCTTTCACCACATCACAACCTATGAAGAACAGTGATTTACTATAAACTTTATTAACTAATAAGCTGTGAAATTATGTGCTGTGATCTCTAATAAAATATACTGTGTTGAAAATTCTGGTGTTTGAAagtgaaaaattaaaagtatAGTAATAATGACAGTTGTTTTCCTTAATAAACTTAATCCGTAATGAACTATTATGTTTACTAGCTTAATCCATCAAAACAATTTCATTGCAGTGTAAAATAGTCAAAAGtaacaaatactaaaaaaaaatcattactaaaaTTGCAGTTCCAATAAACAGTTGGTCAAAATTATAAAACTAAAAAGTTACCGAACAAAATTCAAACAAATATCAATTTCATAAACTATTTTCTAATTGAAATGTTGACTACACACTATTTTTCCAAAAAGAAATACTAAAATGCTAAAGCATACGAAAAACCAGACTAAATAAGTCCAAAATAGTATCCAAAATTATTCAAAACAAACATGTGCTTTGATATTAGTTAAGTCAGCAAAATTTGTTAACCTCAAAATGTATCACACAAAATGTAACTCTTTTCTAAAAATTATATGTCAAatgaacataaaataaaaacacaaaatgtaTGCTAATACCAAAAATACAATGCAACAAACATTTAACTTCAAAATAGTTACTAAAAGTTTCACAAAAGGTGAGACacaaaaattaaagtaatttctGGTGCATAACAAAATCCTAGACTTATCCTTCAGCAAGTTATTactaaaaatcaaaatttcCCAGGGCGCCAGTGTAACGGAGGTGTATTTGGTGGGGGggtaaataaaatagaatggTAAGCTCCGGCTAGTTCAAAGTAAATACACCCACGTTAgcacaaaatttataataaaacaaaagctaaaTGGTGTCTCTATACTTGCTGGAGGAAAGCTAGAggagaaacaaattaaacaatatcacattttatatatttattataccaAAATCTTGCCTTACAGATAGGTTTAAGTTAATGTTTCTAAAATACTAAATTTGACACCATATATGAAATAAGAACTACGCTCAGTGGTAAAGCTGGGCCGCTTTAAGAGGGTCCAGGAAAAGGTTTCTTACAACCATTTATTCTACAAAAACTAAATATGAATTTACCTAAAGTTATGCACcagaattctcaaaataaatgaaatcagaaattactttacacagaaattaaaacctgaATTACACAGCACTACCGGCAGGAAACGGGCAGGAGACACACCTTGTCAGGGATGAGCCGGCTGCTCCCCGGACTCCGGTGCTGACGCCCCCTCGCCACGTGGACAGGGCTGACCCTTCCATACGAAAACAAGGTCCAAAGGCACCTTGCGCCAGTAACGCCCAAGAAAGTTTCCTTGCACATCAAAATTGTAAAAGTTCTTGTTAAATTCTACTTCTGCAATTCTCTAATTCTTTACTTCTTCCCGACTCCtatgaaacaaataaattggtCACATTAGTCGAGTGCCCTCACACACTGTGATAGactaaacaaaaaaatgtaagcGAGCTCACCGGAGACCTGCAGACTGCAGACCGAGGATCTCCAAGGAGCACTCCCACCCTTAGCATGTTTCTGCCAGCTGGAAATAAACCAATTTATGGTTAAGAATCTCTCCACGTTTCACGCCATGGAAATATCAAAAGCTCACAAAGAAATCTACTTACTCAGACTGACAGAACGCACCACACAAAATATGGAACGCCACGGCAGCACGTGGCATGCCGGGCTCCAGGCCCTTATACGGCCGTCCGATCACTATACAAGAGGATCTCGTCACAGAAAGAACGGCGCACTGAATGATCTCGAATTTAAAGGACCCAAAACAAAAGCCGGGTGGCAAacgaataaacaataaaatactctaattcattaaatgaaaattactccagtttctgtatcagaccttgaagtaaacaaaaccTAACAAATATCATTCCAGAACAGCCTTAAAAAACCTATGATAACATTTGTTATCATGTctctaaaatattatattttccaaaaatcAATACTTAAAGTATATCAAAACTATACAAAGTTTTCCTGGAATGACAGccaaaatacctacaatttcgaataatacttgttgtatggcaaccctacaacagataaacataaatatgtgcATTTGAAGTGCAACAGATAATGCAATGAACGAGAAGGAAGTGtttcattcaaaaattaaatctatccaaaatatttaattacgacTATCAAAAAATCTGCTACGTTACAACCAATGCTGAaatagcgaaaaaaaatttactgttccatagaaatgagcggtatcatgacagtcgaaatgtatgaaagagccaaattttttttgcgatttcagcattggtgcgataataaaagttgttcattatgacatattatgggttcactattatctggcagaaactttttacgcatatatttgattcgtataatagttcttggcagaagtcaagtttggcagaaactgcttacgcagaatatgctttggcacaaatcatttcgcagatttttgtaataccgaatcgtctgttgtcataatgttgatgagcataatagtcttcaagtcgaacaatacatttgcagataatatttgtgcgtaatatttaggcggcataaagttgtaatttgctttttgatagcgagttggatgtgttggggatgcaagatacctaacactcctcctcacttcgctcgtcgtcgtacctaacggtgactctggggcagtttttcttttctgatagcgagtaataattctgctaatgtaatattatgctataagattattatggtacatacaattatgctaaatcaaagtcgaccaaagtaatgttctgtaaaacaatattctgccaaatgtatcttatgcgtggtagtaataatgccaactaagttttctgcaaaattaccattcgaccgaaagtgtttctgcgaaacatgttatgcgaagtgtgtttcggactaaaattattctgccagatgcgGGTAACCCcatattatgacctcaaaagtcactatgctaagtttaacggtcctttttatttcaccttgtataatacgaaaataataaaaatacgtaTACATTTCTTTTTTGATAAATACGAATTACATTCATATCTCTTAGAAGAGGTTGGGTCAATACGGAAATAAGTGTGTCTTGCCTTTTTACTCATTCTCACAATTGTTTTAGCTAGTTTATACTTTTTGCTACGTCTCACGAATATTtctaaacataattatgaactctcaataaacactgaacgttgtttaaacaggccaaatgtTAAGTCCAGCCAGACACCCTTCCCCGAATGACACACTGATCCGTATATTTAGTCTATGTATCACTAAAATATATGTCACCAGTTTTATTTCGGAACTTTTTTCTCaacattaaagaaaaataaaacccggacatttttataaaatttattgCAAACCGATAGTCAGCGggctcttttatttacacactCGACAGTCGGCCGACTAAATAATTCGAGCGTTTTACATCCTGTATCGGTGGCAGTTCTGCACTGAGTAAGTAGTCACTTAAAAAcctaaaatacttttaaaaacatatatacatatatgtattgtgAATTTTATGGCaatggattatatcgcgtataatgaatttataataacatccCTATGTTTCGAatcctatataatataaattctattctataaagGGTGACTGTAAATAGGCGTGACGACACAAAagactaattagtccgtcagttagattatcaaagaattttagactcgtttttttttttcttttttctcgtaaacgaaaaattactACGGTACAGTGCGTACATTTATTACTTAgattagaagtgacgtcacaagccctcACTCCGGAACTTTTATGCtctatatttttgtactttttcattaattagaaaaagcgaaaatagTCGTCGTCCCTATTACACGCAATATGATCCGCTTCCGTAGGTTTATTTCATAAAACTGCTCTGAAATTCCGTTTCAAAAATTTCATTGCACATATCTGAATTAGCCTTAAATATATcattatatttatgtacatatgcatttctatcataatcagagatcggatttttgtgcgtcatctcatactaaaagtcattaaaatgacgtaagtcactaagaatgtcgcaaatccgtccgatctctgacataatatatgtttttctattctaatatCATTCAACTAAAGCATAGTGTCTTATTGCAGTTTTCTCGGCACCATAGATAGTTGTGAATGTGGTTATCTGAAACAATAACGTTTAATTCAAAAATATACAGTATTATATTTCTTTTGTTTAAAAAGCATAgttatagaaaaaaaagtttgtattcTAGTCATGTTCTCTTGCTTTTATTCAGCTATAAAACGACTGTCTAAGTATGCTCATCAACACATCGAACatgaaaattgtaaatattacCAATAATaacgatgtagggaacaaatcaaattattttttattaaatatgttttgatttgtttttttttatgtaataataCTACTATACATAAATTatgaactgaaatagataccatacactaaaaaaaaagcgatcaagcccactggtggcaaacgtatctacttagcgtgtcaaatgttctcagtaaaatccactgagttgtccatctttaatcgcagcttgcagctcgACAAAAACAATACAAATGCCTTGTTTcgtgatatttaattaaaacaacacaaaaattatgaacactcaagggcaggcaagtaacaacttcagtacaaaatcctacacgctcggccgccacgCAAATACAAtagatgaatttgtttcttctatttgAAGTAACACTGTTAACTTCTCTCCTTTATgtactattgtcccagagctgtaagaacctctttttgacacatgacggcgcccacaaaacgtaaattcgcgcaacctaatgacattttgtaataatatttaaaaaaatcaagtaacttaaaaacaatatttcgcttactttaaacataatctaacacatgttacatttttgcggatcttcgttagtgagtattttacgttATTACGTGAtaaatcacgcaggatttacttattatgtcatttatcattcatttttatttttaaactagcgctatggcagtctgtcatttcgattcaaatgacatttcagtaagttgacagaaatcgtatatttgtttaagcgcctccttgtacatagggcctaatcgattctaccaattcgaaattaattgttagatttggcaaacgatacgtcttagccacatcgcaacatacttcaaaacaaatgtatcaaaaatgtgaacttacagatccgggacaatatTCGTACTGTGACTTACCACTGTCATCGAGTCTGGAGTAAACACACGCTCGTGTTTTGAGATTCTTCCGTTTTCCTCCGTCTGTATGTGGGTCATTTTGTTGCCCTCTATTGTAATTAACGCTTTTACCTGCAATAAAACACAGAAGTGATATTCTTCGTCTTGTATTTAATTTGTAGCTTTCCTCCTTCTATTCTTTTTCTTAGTCTCTTCTGTACTTTCATTAGACAGAGTCGGCAGTATTACATAAATACCTAATCAATATCTAAAAACGTTGAAATATGTACCCCCTAGATGGAGAATaggtttcctactagtcaaatcagcttctttttaagaactgtggAAACGATTTGCTGATATGaaactatgaaatactgaggagtgacgtcacggtcaattcatttactttagaTCTTCCtctttgatttattaaatagaaattatgtttaaacatgactagactactgtccatatttttcttctaattatgcggtgctttatttcgtgcactgaataaaatattttattttaagtgtaggaaactagcctattatgtacaatcagctgcaaaagtgcatcgAAGTCATCAATGAatacattcataatttttccatgcacttttgcagatGATAGTACATGTCCtgtatttataaatacatactctTATAAGAAAATAACATGATGCCGTGTAGACCAGCTCAATGGCACCTTGGCTTTACCTTCACACCATCAGGTCTGGTTTCCTCCACTTCTACTCCTGATATAAAGGTTGTAGAAGCGCTGGCGAAAGTTGAGTGAAAATGGAATGTGTACGCTCCTGCTTCATCTTTGGTTAACCAGTTCTCTTGACTTAAGGACAGGGCCGCTTTTCTTTGGAAATAGTTTTTACCTGTAAAGATGAAAAATACTTGGGAAGGATAGTGAATTTAGAAAATAGAATCActgataggtacttactactagTATTAGCTGTTATTACTTGTCAATTATTATGGTTGGCACGACAACACGATTTTTTTGCGTTCGCTACTAAATAGTagttgagcaattcccgttaagtttgtacatttcgatcacgtctccgattttgataaaaattggtaggctaatAGAGTTTATGATGCTGAGCAAgcttttttaatacctactctTACGTTaaatgtcgctacgggtcccattgacctaagACTTAACTGGAAAAGGGATAAGTTCACccagtctcacccaaggcagacattttccactttcaaATTTATTcgaaacataaatttaaaaaatgttttctgtATCTACGGTTAACGGTATTATTACTGTTACTGATTCTGTGCTaaggtattattatataatgtataatataaggtaggtatatttaaaatcTTAATCTTGTGTTGCTCTTCCTTTGCTAAACTGCATccaaataactttttttatgtCATTCATTTGAATGATTTTACTGCCACCTACCAGGATCTCTGTGTACTAAGTAGCAAAGGTATTACAGCAAACATTGATCGGTTGACTATACTATTTCACAACAACTTTATCGTAAGTACAAGCGTCTTACTATAGATGGCACTAAAATAAAGTAATTctgattgttttttattttgtctATGTACTTAAAACAAAAGGATTTTTTGTAAAGGAGCTcaaatttaaattgtttttcattgcatgttttaactttattattgttaataaacattttaacGCTATATTTGGTGACctgatttttttataacttcATTGTTTACATTGATAACAAAGGGTCTGgactgtatatttatttattatataatgttTGCTTTTTTTACTTATAATTTTGGCTCACCAATGAATTCGAGGTATTCTTCAAACTTCTCCGAAGATTTCAAAGAATATTTTTTGCCCAAAAACTCGTCCATTTCAACCAGCACTTTATCACGTTCGGCCACCACACTTGAGCGATTTGGACTGTCATTGTCATGATCACATCTTATCGTAAGCAGACCGTGTCATTGCAGTTGGATTACTGAGTCGAACGCAAAATTGAACCAGACCagggttaacccttaaatgcatgatttttttcttttaactagaaattaataatgtgatatacaatggttttctgactctaggaaaaataataaaaaaatatttaacatctattttaatactaaatcagtgttggAAGtaaaataggccaaatcttacttaaataaatatataattactagtaaaatttataagaaaacttttctactattaaaaaggtacactatttgagaaacccctatgataaaatgattaaacataaaatagttactaactctgaaaaaatctgcctgaatcatgtactaaaaatcaccatcatccagttttttcacacttttccgccattttttcttaaatggttggaaataatgtttttatttagtaattgagATGTAGgatataagaaaaataaataaaaaagtccagcttatattttggctataaactagccaaaatatacatacatacatacaaaatatacaaagtatacatacattgtagccaaatggcaacattatgcatttaagggttaaaatacGTCTCATAGCTatataataaaagaaaaaaataccaaagcGGGCTAGCATATCATGACTGGGACGACAGTGCGACATAAAGATGGCTAGTCTATGTCGTGGCAAAATAATCTTCCGCCAATCAAGATTATCATGAGCTAGCCCTGCTGCATCTTTTGTTTCCCGGACAAATGCTGACGGACgaatcttaaaggccggcaacgcacctccaacacttctgatgtttctggtgtccatgggcggcatcaggcgacctgtctgctcgtttgctccTATCTCAAAAAAAAAGGTGCCTAGTCAACATTGGACCCACTCCACATTTTCTAATTAGCGCCAACTTTTTGACTATTTGATATTACACAGGACAGCCTCTTTTTCTTTGGTCATTTGAACTTATCAAATATCAgcatttagtagtagtagtaaacactttattgcacagacaaattacaagtacagtgaaaaattataatggttatgtacaaaggcgagcttatccctttaagggatctcttccagctaaccttcgAATAACTGAGAGAGAGAAATAGGTAGACAAACACAACTAAAGTGCATCGGCATATATACAAAGTACCTATCAACATAATACTACATCCCTACCTActctaaaaatgaatacaatacGTTCAACAACTCAGAACGCTGAGCGTTAGGAATAAGAGACCCTCATTGTAGAACATCCATTTCAATTTATATTCAGTATTCAATGCGTTCTTACAAAATTTAGCTGTATTTTATTGAGAGTGCACTGATAAGATTAGATATGAATGTTTGTCGCGGAATTTAGGCCCATCTATCAGGACATTTATCGGATAGATTTCGGATATTATTTTCTTGATAGTTGGGACAAAGGCAAAACAATGATAAAATATCCTAAAGCGGTTCACTGACTatcggcacacctcggacaatggcgatcaaatatatgaaaaaggcgcgttcctacgcacacaatataagctcgtgtaggcgaacgcgtaccatgctggtatgagtgagatatacAACAGACTAGtctcgtttttgacaggcggtcaCTGTgagatgaaatgaaatgaaatatttattttttttccaagtaggcatattacaatgcgcttatgaacgtcaaataaagctacgccggctctaaccctacgcctcagcctcgagaagatttcagtcccccctcagttggaggggggtatccactatgggaccggcaagaaactcggcgggccacttcttttcaaaacattacatcttataattaacatgcattaaaaaacgagatacaatttaatcagcaaaagtattcatcaaaaaaaagaaatattaaattaacagactaggtacctactctatggaaattcatttcaataaattatacaaagtacaaagctactatgattaataagagattttagagATGTTTAGTCTCTAAGTGTTaaagtacataaaaaaaaaagaaaaaatatacatgatgaaaacgagagcgggtgggcggcactttcagcgggaagcgggagtggccatactgtacgatagctCTCTTATACTGTGCTATCAGTTCACCTGACGACATCGGTAATTTCTGTCAGTTAAAAGTAAAAAGAGACAGCACCGAATAACGAGAGTTCTAGAATAATTGACTCGCAAATTTtctgtatccatactaatattataaatgggaaagtgtgtgtgtctgtttgtttgtccgtctttcacggcaaaacggagcgacgaactgacatgattttttaagtggagatagttgaagggatggagagtgacataggctactttttgtctctttctatcgcgagcgaagccgcgggcaaaaactataTGTATTTAGTAATTCTAATTCTATTATTTTCAGGTGAGAGGAGCATTTACGACAAGCCGAGCGACGGGGACGCCTCCAGCTCTGGCGTCAAACGGATGGAACCACTTTCCCCCGACGCATTTGaaggtataaaaaaataaacaaacaccgGTGTGGATGGGTGGAGTCCCCGGCTTGCAACAATTGTGGCGAGACTGCACAAACAATCCAGCACATAATAGAGGATTGCCCTGTGTCGCGCTCGCGCTATGCCAATGGACCTCCAGAAGACCTGATAACCCTTAGCGACAAGGCCAATAAATGGCTGCTTAATTTTAACCTATGAATGTTTCTGTTTTTTGCCCTacgactacaaaaaaaaaacaaaaaaaaaatatttgattgagGGATAAAACACAGGCAGTTCGCCAAAATTAAATAAGACGGACGAACATTCCTGAAATCCTGACTACACTCGAGAAATAACCTACGTAATTTGATCGGTCAAGATTCATACAACATTTTGGTGACGAATACAAAATTGTGTCTTTGACAAAGACAAACATTAATTACGCTTCTTCTGCTACGCCTATTGAAAGTTATTTGATTAGCAAAGGCAGTAAACAAAGAACAGATACATAGAAAAACCGTACTTTCACCAAAAATTAATAGAAAGACTAAGTAAGTTTTACCTAGAGAGTCACAAGTAAAAGCTTTAAGATACCTAagtctaataacctaaccacaaaattaaaattttgaaaaaacccccgatcgcgacatagtggaccgattttcataaaacatgactaagaacactctctactaactcagctttcaaacaaaaaaaactaaatcgaaatcggttcatccgttcggcagctacgatgccacagacagacacacacacagacagacagacacacacacagacagacacacacacagatagacacgtcaaacttataacaccccgtcgtttttgcgtcgggggttaaaaacactcTTATCTAATTCGTTTATGTTATGTATTAAACATAGGTATTAAACACAAACCGCAAACTTCACCAATAttcaacatttccatcgtcatcatctagatggctggcagtcctcaactgtgcgtttctccagaaacttcctgccccgcacagctaaactgtggaatgaattgtcgcctgcggtatttccggaccgatacgaccttcaaatcttcaagaaaagagcgtacacccatcttaaaggccggcaacgcacctccaacacctctggtgtttcgggtgtccatgggcggcggtgatcgcttaccatcaggcgacctgtctgctcgtttgcctcctatcccataaaaaaaaaatatatcacaccgAATTCGCTCAGCAACGTTCCACTGAATCATCAAACATGGCGTCTGGAACGATGACAATGACTCGAGAGATTACGTCCCCGGCCACTTGACGACGCTCCCCTTTCATTACAAGGGGACTGTTCCGAACTATTGCCTAGTGCAAACTAACATAAACTAAGCGAATGTTAACTTAGtaagaattaaaattttggaaaaacccccgaccgcgacatagtggaacgattttcatgaaacatggctaagaacactcccgactaactcagctttcagacaaaaaaaactaaatcaaaatcggttcatccgttcgggagctacgatgccacagacagacacacacacagacagacaaacagacggacagacagacagacacgtcaaacttataacaccccttcgtttttgcgtcggggattaaaaaggaGTTATATGTCTAAATTACAATAGTAATActtatatcaaaaataatagaaaaaaaatat
This region of Leguminivora glycinivorella isolate SPB_JAAS2020 unplaced genomic scaffold, LegGlyc_1.1 Scaffold10, whole genome shotgun sequence genomic DNA includes:
- the LOC125242160 gene encoding fatty acid-binding protein, heart-like, coding for MDEFLGKKYSLKSSEKFEEYLEFIGKNYFQRKAALSLSQENWLTKDEAGAYTFHFHSTFASASTTFISGVEVEETRPDGVKVKALITIEGNKMTHIQTEENGRISKHERVFTPDSMTVITTFTTIYGAEKTAIRHYALVE